Proteins encoded together in one Macadamia integrifolia cultivar HAES 741 chromosome 8, SCU_Mint_v3, whole genome shotgun sequence window:
- the LOC122086305 gene encoding rhodanese-like domain-containing protein 7 translates to MQSSPLLRCRTITVVARRMLSSCSSSKAGPNPSFSFSRTMSANSSETQQSAHHPFFSNLTISHPNPAETLHRNASISRCLSNRSSSIPISSTSELRIQRQHETEESIQKALVVVSFYKFADFPDHADMRKPLKELCEEVRVSGGIILAPEGINGSICGTRESVDRVLGFIQADNRLKGLRQVDSPVSPEDEAIHHGHTSSSPLGAGEDAPFRWDHVRVKLKKEIVSLGMPTVSPIERVGKYVSPRVWNTLITDPDIVVIDVRNTYEIRIGKFKGAVDPCTTAFREFPSWVDDQFQLAGPEGLQSKTEVDGSNESSEERNEIHGKTMPTRVAMYCTGGIRCEKASSFLLSKGFKEVYHLEGGILKYLEEVPKSESLWEGECFVFDKRVSVEHGLVQGTFQLCYGCKQPVSDADMEAPEWEYGVSCPYCFSTKSEEEKERARARQRQFESWGIIGGPDKGRRPLTTTDGNSRKSSLFSNSI, encoded by the exons aTGCAATCCTCGCCATTGTTGAGGTGCAGAACAATTACAGTCGTCGCACGGAGGATGCTATCCTCTTGCTCATCCTCGAAAGCTGGACCCAACCCTAGCTTTTCTTTCTCTCGCACCATGTCGGCGAACTCCTCCGAGACTCAACAGAGTGCTCATCATCCTTTCTTCTCCAACTTGACGATTTCGCATCCGAATCCAGCGGAGACCCTTCATAGAAACGCTAGTATCTCCAGATGCTTGTCTAATCGCAGTTCTTCCATACCCATTTCGAGCACCTCCGAGTTGAGAATCCAACGGCAACATGAAACCGAGGAATCCATTCAAAAAGCACTCGTTGTGGTTTCATTCTACAAGTTTGCTGATTTCCCCGACCACGCTGATATGCGCAAGCCCTTGAAGGAGCTCTGCGAGGAAGTT CGTGTTTCAGGTGGTATTATTCTGGCACCTGAAGGTATCAATGGGAGCATATGCGGAACCCGTGAATCAGTGGATCGGGTTCTTGGATTCATTCAAGCAGATAACCGTTTAAAGGGCCTAAGACAGGTGGACTCACCTGTGAGTCCAGAGGATGAAGCCATCCATCATGGACATACTAGCAGTTCACCTCTTGGAGCTGGGGAAGATGCACCCTTTCGATGGGATCATGTGAGGGTCAAGTTGAAGAAGGAG ATTGTTTCTCTTGGAATGCCTACTGTGTCACCTATTGAAAGAGTTGGAAAGTATGTGAGTCCAAGGGTTTGGAATACATTGATTACGGATCCAGATATA GTGGTGATTGATGTGCGCAATACCTATGAGATTCGAATAGGCAAGTTTAAAGGAGCAGTTGATCCATGTACCACAGCATTTCGGGAGTTTCCATCATGGGTGGATGATCAATTCCAGCTTGCTGGACCAGAGGGCTTACAATCAAAAACAGAGGTTGATGGTTCAAATGAAAGCTctgaagaaagaaatgaaattcaCGGAAAAACAATGCCAACCCGGGTTGCTATGTACTGCACTGGTGGAATTCGATGTGAAAAAGCTTCAAGCTTTCTCCTAAGCAAAGGTTTCAAAGAG GTTTATCATTTGGAAGGTGGTATTCTGAAATATCTGGAGGAAGTCCCAAAGTCAGAGAGTCTATGGGAGGGTGAGTGTTTTGTTTTTGACAAGCGAGTCTCAGTTGAGCATGGGTTGGTACAAGGAACTTTCCAGCTGTGCTATGGGTGTAAGCAGCCAGTGAGTGATGCAGACATGGAGGCTCCAGAGTGGGAATATGGAGTTTCATGTCCATATTGTTTCTCAACCAAGtctgaagaagagaaagagagggcaAGAGCACGACAACGGCAGTTTGAGTCTTGGGGCATTATTGGGGGTCCTGACAAGGGTCGCCGGCCGTTGACAACCACGGATGGTAATAGTAGAAAgtcctctctcttttcaaattcaatctAG
- the LOC122086306 gene encoding protein YIF1B-A-like, with the protein MYDNIGAQPGVPRPPLNPQANPFGNAFYGAGSGLIRGGLGAYGEKILGSSSENVQSIISRYFSDPQYYFQVNDQYVRNKLKVILFPFLHRGHWTRITEPVGGRLSYKPPIYDINAPDLYIPLMAFGTYVVLAGFSLGLNGRFSPEALSLLFTKGLLGWFLQVVLLKASLYSLGSGEAPLLDIVAYGGYAFTGMCVAVLGRIMWGYSYYFLMPWTCLCMGIFLVKTMKRVLFAEVRSYDSSKHHYLLLFMAMVQFPFFIWLGNIGA; encoded by the exons ATGTATGATAATATAGGAGCACAGCCTGGGGTACCAAGGCCCCCCTTAAACCCTCAAGCCAATCCATTTGGGAATGCATTCTATGGAGCTGGTTCAGGACTCATCCGAGGTGGATTGGGTGCATATGGTGAGAAAATCCTGGGTTCAAGCTCAGAAAATGTACAAAGCATT ATAAGCAGGTATTTCTCTGATCCCCAGTACTATTTCCAAGTGAATGACCAGTATGTGAGGAACAAATTGAAGGTCATTCTATTTCCGTTCCTACACAGG GGGCACTGGACAAGGATAACCGAACCAGTTGGGGGCAGGCTTTCTTATAAACCTCCAATCTATGACATAAATGCTCCAGATTTGTACATTCCCTTAATGGCATTTGGTACCTATGTGGTTCTTGCTGGTTTCTCGCTGGGACTCAATGGGAG GTTTAGCCCGGAAGCTTTAAGTTTGCTTTTTACAAAAGGACTACTAGGCTGGTTTTTACAAGTTGTGCTTCTTAAAGCTTCACTCTATTCATTGGGGAGTGGGGAGGCACCTTTGCTGGACATTGTGGCATATGGTGGTTATGCTTTTACAGGGATGTGTGTGGCTGTTCTTGGGAGGATCATGTGGGGCTACTCATACTATTTCCTGATGCCATGGACGTGTTTGTGCATGGGGATCTTCTTGGTGAAGACAATGAAGCGAGTTCTGTTTGCAGAGGTGAGGAGTTATGATTCAAGCAAGCATCATTATCTCTTGCTTTTCATGGCTATGGTCcagtttccattttttatctGGCTTGGCAACATTGGGGCTTGA
- the LOC122085634 gene encoding uncharacterized protein At2g39795, mitochondrial-like produces the protein MVFSAIFRRAASSVAPLAVRAVAGTQRAHHAILLTSLKTSSVSQELCRRTFLPTLFNFSSVAKRSSSDDSLVRAIESEIKCAEESDDHNRVDEIPGGFPFEIQDNPGQQTVSLRREYQGEIIKVEVHMPDLVTGDVGNENDDDDDDSERSNQSSIPLVVSVSKGGNLCLEFGCTAYPDEMTIDSLSVKEPEASEDQIAYEGPDFMDLDENLQKAFHKYLEIRGIKPSTTNFLHEYMINKDSREYFLWLKNLKKFVEK, from the exons ATGGTGTTCTCGGCTATCTTCCGGAGAGCCGCTTCATCAGTAGCGCCTCTTGCAGTCCGTGCCGTCGCCGGGACTCAGAGGGCACATCATGCTATCCTATTAACTTCCTTGAAGACCAGCTCTGTCTCACAGGAGCTCTGTCGAAGGACATTTCTTCCAACCCTCTTTAATTTCTCTTCGGTCGCTAAGAGGTCCAGTTCTGACGACAGTCTAGTTCGAGCAATCGAATCGGAGATTAAATGTGCTGAGGAATCCGACGATCACAATCGG GTTGACGAGATTCCTGGTGGGTTCCCTTTTGAAATCCAAGACAACCCAGGACAGCAAACCGTATCATTAAGAAGAGAATACCAGGGTGAAATCATCAAAGTTGAAGTTCACATGCCTGATCTTGTTACTGGTGATgttggcaatgaaaatgacgacgacgacgatgataGCGAGAGAAGTAACCAATCTAGCATCCCACTGGTTGTAAGTGTTTCCAAAGGAGGTAACCTCTGTTTGGAGTTTGGTTGCACTGCTTACCCGGATGAGATGACAATCGACAGCTTGTCTGTTAAGGAACCAGAAGCTTCTGAAGATCAGATTGCCTATGAGGGGCCAGACTTCAT GGATTTGGATGAGAACCTGCAAAAGGCTTTCCACAAGTATTTGGAGATCAGAGGGATAAAACCCAGCACTACTAACTTCTTGCATGAGTATATGATCAACAAAGATAGCAGAGAGTACTTCTTGTGGTTAAAGAACCTGAAGAAGTTCGTTGAGAAGTAG